In Candidatus Methanomethylophilus alvi Mx1201, a genomic segment contains:
- a CDS encoding glycosyltransferase family 2 protein — translation MSYDRPTVSVIVPIFNGARYIDDCVGFLKAQTFRDFETLLCVDVKSTDGSLEKAREAAPSLPRCRVVEQTDDMHLAGARNVGLRNATGKFIWFYDVDDAPVPELLEECVRVQTENRACMVCFNAMNVGPDGVVREKRGREYPVLNMTCGEAFSSWVPMKIPVTAWSKFVSREVLLDNGLFFEDTMAEDISFTYGIIQCCDRISVYLRPLYGYRQTRGSITRTKENMDRRGRDEIAAYNGVDSMKMDPEVREKVLRNNAYIKMRSSGHMGKEAFLEFAKGPEFKDLYDRYLKGHFEGWGFYHFPRVYYAGIRFYLKYLYKRNGSTYMRTKL, via the coding sequence TTGTCGTACGATAGACCGACTGTATCCGTCATTGTGCCGATATTCAACGGCGCAAGATACATAGACGATTGCGTCGGTTTTCTCAAGGCACAGACCTTCAGGGATTTCGAGACCCTTCTCTGTGTAGACGTCAAAAGCACGGACGGTTCTTTGGAGAAGGCGAGGGAGGCCGCCCCATCGCTTCCCCGCTGCAGGGTGGTGGAACAGACCGATGACATGCATCTCGCCGGTGCCCGCAACGTCGGTCTGAGGAACGCCACTGGGAAGTTCATATGGTTCTACGATGTCGACGATGCCCCCGTCCCCGAACTGTTGGAGGAATGTGTCCGTGTACAGACGGAGAACCGGGCCTGCATGGTATGCTTCAACGCCATGAACGTCGGTCCCGACGGCGTCGTCAGGGAGAAGCGCGGCAGGGAGTACCCCGTCCTCAACATGACCTGCGGAGAGGCGTTCTCCTCATGGGTTCCGATGAAGATCCCCGTCACGGCGTGGAGCAAGTTCGTCAGCAGGGAGGTCCTGTTGGACAACGGGCTGTTCTTCGAGGACACCATGGCCGAGGACATATCCTTTACATATGGAATTATCCAGTGCTGTGACAGGATATCCGTGTATCTCCGCCCCCTGTATGGCTACAGGCAGACTCGTGGCTCGATCACCCGTACGAAGGAGAACATGGACCGCAGGGGCAGGGATGAGATCGCAGCCTACAATGGTGTGGACTCCATGAAGATGGATCCGGAAGTAAGGGAGAAAGTCCTCCGCAACAACGCATACATCAAGATGCGTTCAAGCGGGCACATGGGGAAAGAGGCTTTCCTGGAGTTCGCAAAAGGTCCGGAATTTAAAGACCTCTATGACAGATACCTCAAAGGACATTTCGAAGGATGGGGTTTCTACCATTTCCCGAGGGTCTATTACGCCGGGATAAGGTTCTATCTGAAGTATCTCTATAAGCGCAACGGCTCGACATACATGAGGACGAAACTCTGA
- a CDS encoding zinc finger domain-containing protein, with protein sequence MATDKICSSCGKRLIGHGNTFFKCPKCGEVEIGRCEQCRDQSVPYKCPNCGFCGP encoded by the coding sequence ATGGCAACAGACAAGATTTGCTCCTCCTGCGGGAAGAGACTTATCGGCCACGGCAACACCTTCTTCAAGTGCCCCAAGTGCGGGGAAGTCGAGATCGGAAGATGCGAGCAGTGCCGCGATCAGAGCGTCCCCTACAAATGCCCCAACTGCGGGTTCTGCGGACCTTGA
- a CDS encoding damage-control phosphatase ARMT1 family protein — MLFKASPVESRMKTHADCASCLMKRVLFQARLADNGTEFAAVQAGVREYARLMSPDISSAEIATHVHSAAYAAMGVSDPYLDMKLEADRVAEKYVPDAQSFIDSSEDRFAAAVRVSIVGNIMDFGMGIAIDSPDEFGRMFQSLLDQGVGSDQTEELRRLVEGCETVLYAFDNCGEDQFDRLLIREIRAMGKRVVGVVRGAPILNDVSLDDALRIGMDRELDRIVSTGGFCVGFSEGLMKEDLKEEMGRAGVLIAKGMANYESLSDMEVPLPVAYLLRAKCLPVASSLDVPVGTNVVRVEYR, encoded by the coding sequence ATGCTTTTTAAGGCGTCTCCTGTAGAGAGCCGTATGAAGACCCATGCCGATTGTGCATCGTGCCTTATGAAGCGTGTCCTGTTCCAGGCACGCCTGGCCGATAATGGGACGGAGTTCGCCGCCGTACAGGCCGGGGTCAGGGAGTATGCGAGGCTCATGTCCCCGGACATAAGTTCCGCGGAGATCGCCACCCATGTCCATTCCGCCGCCTATGCGGCCATGGGGGTCTCCGACCCTTATCTGGATATGAAATTGGAGGCCGACCGGGTCGCCGAGAAGTATGTGCCAGATGCACAGAGTTTCATAGATTCGTCCGAGGACAGGTTCGCAGCCGCGGTCAGGGTGTCCATCGTGGGGAACATAATGGATTTCGGCATGGGCATCGCCATAGACAGCCCGGACGAGTTCGGAAGGATGTTCCAGTCCCTTCTGGACCAAGGGGTCGGATCCGACCAGACCGAGGAGCTGAGAAGGCTCGTGGAAGGCTGTGAGACGGTCCTCTACGCCTTCGATAACTGTGGGGAGGACCAGTTCGACAGGCTTCTCATCAGGGAGATCAGGGCCATGGGCAAGAGGGTCGTAGGCGTGGTCAGAGGGGCACCTATACTCAACGACGTGTCTCTGGACGATGCGCTCCGTATCGGGATGGACAGGGAATTGGACAGGATCGTCTCCACAGGCGGATTCTGTGTAGGATTCTCGGAAGGTCTGATGAAGGAAGACCTGAAGGAGGAGATGGGCAGGGCAGGGGTCCTGATAGCCAAGGGCATGGCCAATTACGAGTCCCTGTCCGATATGGAGGTCCCCCTGCCGGTGGCCTACCTGCTCCGGGCCAAGTGTCTGCCGGTGGCCTCATCGCTGGATGTGCCAGTAGGTACGAACGTGGTCAGGGTGGAATACCGCTGA
- a CDS encoding sugar phosphate nucleotidyltransferase — MSSEVRQAVIMVGGKGTRLLPLTLTRPKPAMPVLDKPFLKYLIESMADAGIEEIFLACGYKSDVLAHAIGDGSDMGVRIIYSDEDTPLGTGGAIKRLEDRLDPVFLAANGDTLTSVDIAAQIREHFESGAVVTDSLSEVDDPSQAGVVRIDGDGRILEFQDKPKREEACSNLVNSGVYVVDKKVLGYIPKDTFYDFSKDLFPLLIEKGERLQGHMAKGIWVDIGRPHDLIRMNLVMADRLYRGHDWSDSAEDSVLDGTVYLGDGTVVRSSKVSESVISKGCDVFSSEISGSFMMNGCNITNAYVENSILGEGCILKEGCKVTNSVLRDGTVVDVNQSIDRLVG; from the coding sequence ATGTCGTCCGAAGTACGGCAGGCCGTCATCATGGTCGGGGGCAAAGGCACCCGTCTCCTGCCACTCACGCTCACGCGTCCGAAGCCGGCGATGCCAGTGTTGGACAAACCGTTCCTGAAGTACCTCATAGAGTCCATGGCGGATGCCGGGATAGAGGAGATCTTCCTCGCCTGCGGATACAAATCCGATGTCCTGGCACATGCCATAGGGGACGGGAGCGACATGGGAGTCCGCATAATCTACTCGGACGAGGACACGCCTCTGGGGACCGGAGGGGCGATAAAGAGATTGGAAGACAGGCTGGACCCCGTGTTCCTGGCGGCCAACGGGGACACCCTGACCTCTGTGGACATAGCCGCCCAGATAAGGGAGCATTTCGAATCGGGGGCGGTCGTCACGGATTCCTTATCCGAGGTCGACGACCCGAGTCAGGCAGGAGTGGTCCGTATCGACGGGGACGGCAGGATCCTGGAATTCCAGGATAAGCCGAAGAGGGAGGAGGCGTGCTCCAACCTGGTGAATTCCGGCGTATACGTGGTCGATAAGAAAGTCTTGGGGTATATCCCGAAGGACACCTTCTACGATTTCTCGAAGGACCTGTTCCCTCTTCTCATCGAGAAGGGGGAGAGGTTGCAGGGCCACATGGCCAAAGGGATATGGGTGGATATAGGCCGTCCCCACGACCTCATCAGGATGAATCTGGTCATGGCGGACCGTCTTTACAGGGGGCACGATTGGTCGGATTCGGCCGAGGACTCGGTATTGGACGGTACGGTGTATCTCGGGGACGGCACCGTCGTAAGGTCCTCCAAAGTGTCCGAATCCGTTATATCCAAAGGATGCGATGTGTTTTCCTCAGAAATATCAGGTTCATTCATGATGAATGGTTGTAATATCACAAACGCATATGTGGAAAACTCCATTTTGGGAGAAGGTTGTATACTTAAGGAAGGTTGCAAGGTAACTAATTCCGTTCTGAGGGACGGTACAGTAGTGGATGTGAATCAGAGCATTGACAGATTGGTGGGATGA
- a CDS encoding GHMP family kinase ATP-binding protein → MVEIIRSRAPLRIGLAGGGTDVDPYASEKGGYVFNTTINKYAYSTLTPRKDHNMNVTSMYYGRYRAPLDDGPLPLDGNMDLIKAVANYFEVKDGFDLSIRSDVPAGSGLGGSSTMIVSMIGAMVNWLDVDMSKMEMAGLAYHLEREVIGLKGGKQDQYAAVFGGFNSIKIDKNGLAILPARISQDIINELQCRSVVCFTGMTHDSASIIGTQIKSYKEGKNDEALDKAKEIAIRMRTALRHGDIDEAGRLLGESWEFKKKFSDKVSNSEIDNLYDLAMRNGAIGGKVSGAGGGGFMYFITKYDKKPQLSKILQDAGAQVTDIQFEPEGVISWRSRHD, encoded by the coding sequence ATGGTCGAGATAATAAGGTCAAGGGCTCCTCTCCGTATAGGGTTAGCCGGAGGTGGAACCGATGTAGACCCGTATGCATCGGAAAAAGGCGGATACGTGTTCAATACTACGATTAATAAATATGCGTATAGCACCCTTACTCCGAGGAAGGACCACAACATGAATGTCACGTCCATGTACTATGGGAGGTACAGGGCGCCGCTGGACGACGGACCTCTTCCCTTGGACGGAAACATGGATCTCATCAAGGCCGTGGCCAATTATTTCGAGGTGAAGGACGGGTTCGACCTCAGTATCCGTTCCGACGTTCCCGCCGGTTCCGGACTCGGCGGGTCGTCCACTATGATCGTCTCCATGATCGGTGCGATGGTCAACTGGTTGGATGTGGACATGTCTAAAATGGAGATGGCCGGTCTTGCATATCATCTCGAAAGGGAGGTCATCGGTCTCAAGGGAGGGAAGCAGGATCAATATGCGGCCGTGTTCGGCGGTTTCAATTCTATAAAGATCGATAAGAACGGGCTCGCCATTCTGCCGGCCAGAATCTCCCAGGATATAATAAACGAATTACAATGCCGTTCTGTAGTATGTTTCACCGGGATGACCCATGATTCCGCATCCATTATCGGTACGCAGATTAAATCGTACAAGGAAGGGAAGAACGACGAGGCCCTCGATAAGGCCAAGGAGATTGCCATCAGGATGCGTACTGCTCTGAGGCACGGGGATATCGATGAGGCCGGCCGTCTTCTTGGAGAATCCTGGGAGTTTAAGAAAAAATTCTCGGATAAGGTATCTAATTCCGAAATCGATAATCTCTATGATCTGGCGATGAGAAACGGAGCCATAGGAGGAAAAGTATCGGGTGCCGGCGGTGGAGGTTTCATGTATTTTATCACTAAGTATGATAAGAAACCCCAGCTTTCCAAGATCCTTCAGGATGCGGGAGCCCAGGTCACAGACATACAGTTCGAACCCGAAGGCGTCATCTCTTGGAGAAGCAGGCATGACTGA
- a CDS encoding D-glycero-alpha-D-manno-heptose-1,7-bisphosphate 7-phosphatase, with the protein MTEGRAAVLVDRDDTLCPDVPHNGDPAKMHVFPYVPEAVRRLNDAGFLVLVVTNQSGIGRGMYTVDDMMAVNAEMERQIAVGGGRIDDVFFCPHRPDEACDCRKPKVGMGLQAIRKYGLDVSRCYMVGDKDKDVQFGESLGIKSYQVSGTFTFADAVDEILRDFRNGN; encoded by the coding sequence ATGACTGAGGGGCGGGCCGCCGTATTGGTGGACAGGGACGATACATTATGTCCCGACGTCCCCCATAACGGGGACCCTGCCAAGATGCACGTGTTTCCATATGTCCCGGAAGCAGTCAGGAGACTCAACGATGCAGGATTTCTCGTCCTGGTCGTGACGAACCAATCCGGCATAGGGCGCGGAATGTACACCGTGGACGACATGATGGCCGTCAATGCCGAGATGGAGCGGCAGATCGCAGTCGGAGGAGGAAGGATAGACGACGTATTCTTCTGTCCGCACCGTCCTGACGAGGCGTGCGATTGCCGTAAGCCGAAGGTCGGTATGGGTCTGCAGGCCATACGGAAGTACGGATTGGACGTGTCCAGATGCTACATGGTCGGGGACAAGGACAAGGACGTGCAGTTCGGGGAAAGCCTCGGCATCAAGAGCTATCAGGTATCTGGCACATTCACTTTCGCCGATGCGGTCGACGAGATCTTACGTGATTTCCGTAATGGGAATTGA
- a CDS encoding D-sedoheptulose-7-phosphate isomerase has product MKAKVQSSEQIREELFQRYPCLTFCGKEIDEAYRLISECYRKDGKLLLAGNGGSAADSDHFTGEMTKSFRFSRALDRGFEENLVDLYGDEGKELAENLEGGLMAIPLTQFAAANTAFMNDVSPESAFAQLVQTFGRKEDVFVGISTSGNSKNIVKALMAAKARGVRTICLTGKTGGRCKDLCDICICVPETETFKVQELHLPVYHALCSMVEADLFESKV; this is encoded by the coding sequence ATGAAAGCTAAAGTCCAGAGTTCGGAGCAGATCAGAGAGGAGCTTTTTCAGAGATATCCCTGTCTGACCTTCTGCGGAAAGGAGATCGACGAGGCATACAGGCTCATATCAGAATGCTACCGGAAGGATGGGAAGTTGCTTCTGGCCGGTAACGGAGGAAGTGCCGCCGACAGCGACCATTTCACCGGCGAGATGACCAAATCCTTCAGATTCAGCCGTGCTCTCGACAGAGGGTTCGAAGAGAACCTCGTGGACCTGTACGGGGACGAGGGGAAGGAGTTGGCGGAGAACCTGGAAGGCGGACTCATGGCGATACCGCTGACGCAGTTCGCCGCCGCCAACACCGCATTCATGAACGACGTCAGTCCGGAGTCTGCATTCGCACAGCTCGTTCAGACGTTCGGAAGGAAGGAGGATGTCTTCGTAGGGATCTCCACTTCCGGGAATTCCAAGAACATAGTGAAGGCACTTATGGCCGCCAAGGCCCGCGGTGTGAGGACCATATGTCTCACCGGCAAGACCGGAGGCAGATGTAAGGATCTATGCGACATCTGCATATGTGTCCCCGAGACGGAGACGTTCAAGGTCCAGGAGCTCCATCTTCCGGTGTATCACGCCCTGTGTTCGATGGTGGAGGCCGACCTGTTCGAGTCCAAGGTCTGA
- a CDS encoding ACT domain-containing protein, translating to MYVISLIVKNEFGVMQRVMGEFTRNKINVETIVVGKCEVPGKSRMVLSVIDKGEAELAMGRLQKLQDVYGAELVPESGQSAYALISTSNGNVGVVGGSDQVEEIIARSEPEKYVKALNAL from the coding sequence ATGTATGTCATATCCTTGATCGTCAAGAACGAGTTCGGCGTCATGCAAAGGGTCATGGGCGAATTCACCCGCAACAAGATCAACGTCGAGACCATCGTCGTTGGTAAATGCGAAGTCCCAGGCAAGTCCAGAATGGTCCTCTCGGTCATCGATAAAGGAGAGGCGGAGCTTGCCATGGGCAGGCTGCAGAAACTGCAGGATGTCTACGGTGCGGAACTGGTCCCCGAGTCCGGACAGTCCGCCTATGCGCTCATTTCGACTTCTAACGGCAACGTCGGAGTGGTCGGAGGGTCTGATCAGGTCGAGGAGATCATAGCCCGTTCGGAGCCCGAGAAATACGTCAAGGCGCTCAATGCCCTCTGA
- a CDS encoding branched-chain amino acid transaminase: MEKCEKIWFNGKLVDWNDAKVHVLAHALNYGTGVFEGIRVYNTPKGPAIFRLKDHAKRLVDGCKMMGIDLVFDGKEYTYQMVMDAIKEAVRANKNVDYVKPCIFLSGEEVGLNPVGVPASFAITCINMGAYLGKNATAGIKLVTSSWQRPDYLCGPAGAKVNGSYVASCLAKREAIRQGANEAVMLNKEGHVAECTGENIFMYKFGKVFTPSVAEGILQGVTRASIIQIAKDLGYEVCECPVTRFQLTTADEVWLTGTAAEVAPVTEIDGRTVGDGKPGEISAKIHQKFSDIATGKDHKYDDWLDYVE, from the coding sequence ATGGAAAAGTGCGAGAAGATTTGGTTTAACGGAAAGCTTGTCGATTGGAACGATGCGAAGGTCCACGTCCTGGCACATGCCTTGAACTATGGGACTGGGGTCTTCGAGGGGATAAGGGTCTACAACACTCCCAAGGGGCCCGCGATCTTCAGGCTCAAGGACCATGCCAAGAGGCTTGTCGACGGCTGCAAGATGATGGGTATCGACCTCGTCTTCGATGGTAAGGAATACACATACCAGATGGTCATGGACGCCATAAAGGAGGCCGTCCGTGCCAACAAGAACGTCGACTACGTCAAGCCCTGCATCTTCCTCAGCGGTGAAGAGGTCGGTCTCAACCCTGTCGGCGTCCCCGCATCCTTCGCCATCACCTGCATCAACATGGGTGCGTATCTCGGTAAGAACGCCACTGCAGGCATCAAGCTCGTCACCTCGTCCTGGCAGAGGCCCGACTACCTATGCGGTCCCGCCGGGGCTAAGGTCAACGGTTCCTATGTCGCATCCTGTCTTGCCAAGAGGGAGGCCATCCGTCAGGGTGCCAACGAGGCCGTTATGCTGAACAAGGAGGGACACGTCGCCGAGTGCACCGGAGAGAACATCTTCATGTACAAATTCGGAAAGGTCTTCACCCCTTCCGTCGCAGAGGGCATCCTCCAGGGTGTCACCAGGGCATCCATCATCCAGATCGCCAAGGACCTCGGATACGAGGTCTGCGAGTGTCCCGTCACCAGGTTCCAGCTGACGACCGCCGATGAGGTCTGGCTTACCGGTACCGCCGCGGAAGTCGCCCCCGTCACCGAGATCGACGGCCGTACGGTCGGAGACGGGAAGCCCGGAGAGATCTCCGCGAAGATCCATCAGAAATTCTCCGACATCGCCACCGGCAAGGACCACAAGTACGACGACTGGCTCGATTACGTCGAGTGA
- a CDS encoding glycosyltransferase family 87 protein, with protein sequence MLILALLYCIYGLDCATSDVIVFYEISEKFLGGEIPYRDFSTGYPPLSLIFFMFPRLFTSDINTYAAIFAAVNTVMFFMTLYCLVKICSMRNINRTVVSVLFLLMVSLYYEAAIRKFDASVGLFVVLSIFLFLKRKYFWATTAAFAGAMIKIAPALLIPVFLIISIRCKECRKGVLASTALCAIIVLFAVTVLVIAGFDIGAITQFIESNSNRGFHQESTVAAVAMLIAKFGGPPFSMVESNYTYDVSAPLCDALVDIWTYVMIIAVILVLMIIAYAVSKKGVGETGEEQLKMIVAGTLATMIVFLLFSKVFSTQFILWIYPLIVLFAGYRNRCGTIVVCVLSVAMVLLSTSYLGNHNVWILLLRDSILAVFLFESMKYVLFREWSFKYVQFNKCEP encoded by the coding sequence ATGTTGATACTGGCACTGCTTTATTGCATATATGGTTTAGATTGTGCCACGAGTGACGTCATAGTGTTCTATGAGATTTCTGAGAAATTTCTGGGCGGAGAGATTCCATACAGGGATTTCTCTACAGGGTACCCTCCCTTGTCTTTGATATTCTTTATGTTTCCAAGACTGTTTACTTCCGATATAAACACGTATGCGGCCATATTCGCAGCTGTAAATACGGTCATGTTTTTCATGACCCTATATTGTCTTGTGAAAATATGCAGTATGCGCAATATCAACAGAACAGTGGTTTCGGTATTGTTTCTGCTCATGGTGAGCTTATATTATGAGGCGGCGATAAGGAAATTTGATGCATCCGTGGGGTTATTCGTTGTTTTGTCAATCTTTTTATTCCTGAAGAGAAAATATTTCTGGGCCACTACTGCGGCTTTTGCAGGAGCAATGATTAAAATTGCCCCCGCTCTTTTAATCCCAGTTTTCTTAATAATATCAATTAGATGCAAGGAGTGTAGAAAAGGGGTTCTTGCTTCTACAGCTTTATGTGCAATTATTGTGTTGTTTGCCGTTACAGTCTTGGTCATCGCAGGATTTGATATTGGTGCAATAACTCAATTCATAGAATCAAATTCTAATCGGGGCTTCCACCAGGAGAGCACAGTTGCAGCGGTGGCGATGCTTATTGCCAAATTTGGAGGGCCACCGTTCTCGATGGTTGAATCCAACTATACATATGATGTGTCGGCGCCGTTGTGTGATGCGCTGGTCGATATATGGACATATGTAATGATCATTGCTGTAATTCTAGTTCTAATGATAATCGCCTATGCCGTATCGAAAAAAGGGGTGGGGGAAACGGGCGAGGAGCAACTCAAGATGATTGTAGCAGGCACATTGGCCACCATGATCGTCTTTTTACTGTTTAGTAAGGTATTCTCGACACAGTTTATTCTATGGATTTATCCTTTGATTGTCCTTTTTGCAGGATATCGCAATCGTTGCGGAACAATTGTAGTTTGCGTCTTGTCAGTGGCAATGGTTCTTCTCTCGACAAGTTATCTCGGAAATCACAACGTCTGGATTCTTCTTCTCCGCGACAGCATTCTCGCAGTTTTTCTTTTTGAATCTATGAAGTATGTTTTATTTAGAGAGTGGTCTTTCAAATATGTTCAATTCAATAAGTGTGAACCTTAA
- a CDS encoding glycosyltransferase family 4 protein: MQNDVVRILDITYYMDCPPISGGTLRVLAPFMKMDDNSKISVDLIFSTYNEEYARKCKGYLESIDVINFAEGVVTNHYLSDCGGMPEGFSSDVWKTISQELKDRALQLVKSNKYDIIQIEHSQMSWIVPFLKLASPSSYIVLDSHNIEYMIYERWVPYASIESVEDIRDKYESLYKWENEVWTWFDAAFTVSPIEEKLLNDHGLNETYLIPTGGGIDPNKYTPDDDLRDRPYDLLYMGTLSWFPNAQGMLWFIEYVFPIILKKYPRTILHIVGSGTPDGKLYEVASGHPSIKFWGQQKDDVKFFHKSKVFIVPLWIGAGARVKILTAWASKIPVVSTELGAEGNEAIDGENILLANEPQKFADCVIKLLENEDFSKEIAENAHKLLCKKYSIQHCVDVLTDAYHKMAENARDLKT, translated from the coding sequence TTGCAAAATGATGTTGTGCGCATATTGGATATTACATATTATATGGACTGTCCCCCGATTTCGGGTGGGACTCTGAGAGTTCTTGCACCGTTTATGAAAATGGATGACAATTCGAAAATTTCTGTGGATTTAATTTTCTCAACATATAATGAAGAGTACGCTAGAAAGTGCAAGGGTTATCTGGAGTCGATTGATGTTATAAATTTTGCAGAAGGGGTAGTTACAAATCACTATCTTTCCGATTGTGGCGGTATGCCCGAGGGATTCTCTTCTGATGTTTGGAAGACCATAAGCCAGGAATTGAAGGATCGTGCACTCCAACTTGTCAAATCTAACAAATACGATATCATTCAAATAGAGCACTCTCAAATGTCTTGGATTGTTCCTTTTTTAAAATTGGCCAGTCCGAGTTCATATATTGTTCTAGACTCCCACAATATTGAATATATGATTTATGAAAGATGGGTTCCATATGCCTCTATAGAAAGTGTTGAGGATATCAGGGACAAATATGAGTCATTATACAAATGGGAAAATGAGGTGTGGACGTGGTTTGATGCTGCATTCACTGTATCTCCCATTGAAGAGAAATTACTCAATGATCATGGGTTAAATGAAACATATCTAATCCCCACAGGAGGAGGAATAGATCCAAATAAATATACTCCCGATGACGACTTGCGTGACCGTCCCTATGATTTGTTATATATGGGTACACTTAGTTGGTTTCCAAATGCTCAAGGGATGTTATGGTTTATAGAGTATGTTTTTCCTATAATTTTGAAAAAATATCCCAGAACCATATTGCACATTGTTGGGTCTGGCACTCCCGATGGTAAATTATATGAGGTCGCATCCGGCCATCCAAGTATAAAATTTTGGGGTCAACAAAAAGATGATGTGAAATTTTTTCACAAGTCAAAAGTGTTTATAGTCCCATTATGGATTGGTGCAGGAGCTAGAGTGAAGATTCTTACTGCATGGGCTTCTAAAATTCCAGTGGTTTCCACAGAACTGGGTGCAGAGGGTAACGAAGCGATCGATGGGGAAAATATCCTTCTTGCAAATGAACCTCAGAAATTTGCAGACTGTGTGATTAAATTGCTGGAGAATGAGGATTTTTCTAAAGAAATTGCCGAGAATGCACACAAATTGCTATGCAAGAAGTATTCTATTCAGCACTGTGTAGATGTTTTGACGGATGCGTACCATAAAATGGCTGAAAATGCAAGGGATCTCAAGACCTGA
- a CDS encoding IS1634 family transposase yields the protein MGSIFYMERNGQKYAYESTSVRVPGRKNPKTIKTYLGRVDPETGKIIPKESRSRPKEEYAKHYGSVRFLDGIQKDMGIFEDLDEVFTTLAPNIMGAAMALAINPTSMDSIHYTVENTVIRETMKLRGTLSPSTMGTVCEDVGGMINTMDRFFTRRIARSSSGFFSLDLTSVSAYSKMGGWAQWGHNRDGEDLKQTNIAMVTDGDGIPVMFRMLPGSIADMAVMKDTVRDMKDMGCKGRMVMDRGFESATNVSALMDLDMDFTMPSNVKAEPIKKLMSKAIDELKASSSFAFPRGEGVQVCGV from the coding sequence ATGGGAAGCATATTCTATATGGAACGCAACGGCCAGAAGTACGCCTACGAAAGTACCTCTGTCAGGGTACCGGGAAGGAAAAATCCGAAAACTATCAAGACGTACCTGGGCAGGGTGGACCCGGAGACGGGTAAGATCATTCCTAAAGAGTCGAGGAGCCGTCCCAAGGAGGAATATGCGAAGCATTACGGGTCCGTCAGGTTCCTTGACGGCATACAGAAGGACATGGGCATCTTCGAGGACCTGGATGAGGTGTTCACCACCTTGGCACCCAACATCATGGGTGCCGCCATGGCCCTGGCGATCAATCCCACCTCCATGGATTCGATCCACTATACGGTGGAGAACACCGTGATCAGGGAGACCATGAAGCTTAGAGGAACATTATCTCCGAGCACTATGGGTACCGTCTGCGAGGATGTCGGGGGAATGATTAACACCATGGACAGATTCTTCACGAGACGCATAGCCAGATCCTCCAGCGGGTTCTTCTCCCTCGATTTGACATCGGTATCAGCCTATTCCAAGATGGGGGGATGGGCACAGTGGGGACACAACCGCGACGGAGAGGATCTGAAACAGACCAACATAGCCATGGTCACCGATGGCGATGGGATTCCGGTCATGTTCCGTATGCTCCCCGGGAGCATTGCTGACATGGCGGTGATGAAGGACACCGTCCGTGATATGAAGGACATGGGCTGCAAGGGAAGGATGGTCATGGACAGAGGATTCGAGAGTGCGACCAACGTATCCGCTCTGATGGATCTGGATATGGATTTCACCATGCCTTCGAACGTGAAAGCTGAGCCGATCAAGAAGCTGATGTCCAAAGCGATAGACGAACTGAAGGCATCGTCCTCGTTCGCCTTTCCACGAGGGGAAGGCGTACAAGTATGCGGAGTATGA